One genomic region from Ptychodera flava strain L36383 chromosome 14, AS_Pfla_20210202, whole genome shotgun sequence encodes:
- the LOC139149996 gene encoding mitochondrial genome maintenance exonuclease 1-like — protein MMLSAVRRGPLESIRLNIGGVSSWNIDQCMPKLTNRSCYGTSTVKIIRIGPKAVQGLETRRRIMKVAKKTDASVVNEHLDPVTNEINELKTKSLAVFPMLQAADFRKEDWKYISTHTKKSKRFPSVTHVLKETMPLNNFLMLLRWKQKMIREMGEEGFIKFNDQMLKEGRELHKCIQMYLSGTPLDDIDVDEENQGHWKSLSQILPQITDVVAIEKYIRHPILQYAGYLDCLAMYKGKLCVIDWKTSKKPKPTLSKCYDSPLQTAAYTGAVNFCNQLDVEVVNSLLVIAYKNGQKADVHFMPVKSTQFYWEKWLRRLYTYQLLKVKEEEALTESDED, from the exons ATGATGCTATCGGCAGTGAGAAGAGGACCGTTGGAAAGCATACGTCTGAACATTGGCGGAGTGTCCTCATGGAATATTGACCAATGCATGCCTAAGCTAACTAATAGGAGCTGCTATGGAACGTCAACTGTCAAGATCATCAGGATTGGGCCAAAGGCAGTGCAGGGGCTTGAGACCAGAAGGAGAATAATGAAAGTGGCAAAGAAAACGGATGCCAGTGTTGTGAATGAACACCTTGACCCTGTCACTAATGAAATTAATGAATTGAAGACAAAAAGCCTTGCAGTATTTCCAATGTTGCAGGCAGCTGACTTCAGGAAAGAGGACTGGAAATATATTTCAACTCACACTAAGAAGAGCAAAAGGTTCCCAAGTGTTACACACGTATTGAAAGAGACAATGCCTTTGAACAATTTCTTAATGTTGCTCAGATGGAAACAAAAGATGATTAGAGAAATGGGTGAAGAGGGCTTCATTAAATTCAATGATC AAATGCTCAAAGAAGGCAGAGAATTACATAAATGCATTCAAATGTATTTAAGTGGTACTCCTCTGGATGACATTGATGTAGATGAAGAAAACCAAGGACACTGGAAGAGCTTATCACAAATCTTACCACAGATCACCGATGTCGTTGCAATAGAGAAGTACATACGGCATCCAATCCTCCAATATGCAGGATATCTAGATTGCTTAGCTATGTACAA GGGTAAATTGTGTGTGATAGATTGGAAGACATCCAAGAAACCAAAGCCAACACTGTCCAAATGTTATGATTCTCCTTTGCAAACTGCAGCCTATACTGGTGCTGTAAACTTTTGTAACCAGCTTGATGTTGAG GTAGTGAATTCTTTACTTGTCATTGCATACAAGAATGGTCAAAAGGCAGATGTTCACTTCATGCCGGTGAAGTCGACCCAGTTTTACTGGGAAAAGTGGTTGAGAAGACTGTATACATATCAAttactgaaagtgaaagaagagGAAGCACTGACTGAGAGTGATGAAGACTGA
- the LOC139149994 gene encoding prenylcysteine oxidase 1-like isoform X1: protein MTAASTSYEKFSMYTIISLLVIATVICKSERDFHIETSRNRHIVIIGAGIGGTSCSYYLRKQYPNASITVLESTENVGGRIKTIKVFGKVIEVGAAAWATSNRYLVELVKELQIPVEVAGVNLQNVATVNKGSLISWDGYRSWDLIELLQNNTLSTLKVAIELGAFLTRLELNYLEFDLTDKPFLSIPDFLKTGSLTSYVSASGKDFFKGIRSDLKFAGMDPMIRHIYHQQLDSTHAFSCLVTLTSAAETAYSVKGGNSKLPMALLSASGATAQYQSIVTSLTQNTDKSYSVDYRTETGKTATVHADAVVIAAPLEWTGIEFINFKPTTRQPIRNWVNWFVTIVAATRVNPRHFGQNESWTEPEFILTTSNASTPWVSIQYLDTAGMVNIYKIFSDVNMTTFLDEIFIGVVQVYDHFWPYTFPVMGPLTKDSQYQSIKLANGLYNINTMESVVSAMEGSVISGRNVAKMVTEYLTDLH from the exons ATGACTGCGGCATCTACTTCATATGAAAAGTTTTCCATGTACACCATTATAAGCTTATTGGTGATAGCAACAGTTATATGTAAAAGCGAGAGGGATTTTCATATTGAGACGTCACGCAATCGCCATATCGTAATAATCGGAGCTGGGATTGGAGGCACGTCTTGTTCATACTACCTCCGTAAACAATACCCAAATGCTTCTATAACTGTGCTCGAATCGACAGAAAATGTAG GTGGTAGAATCAAGACAATCAAGGTTTTCGGAAAAGTGATTGAAGTCGGTGCTGCTGCATGGGCAACATCAAACAG GTATCTGGTAGAGCTTGTTAAAGAACTTCAGATTCCAGTTGAAGTCGCTGGTGTGAACCTGCAAAATGTGGCAACAGTGAACAAAGGGTCCCTGATATCATGGGATGGATACAGATCTTGGGATCTCATAGAATTGCTGCAGAACAACACACTCTCAACTCTCAAAGTCGCTATTGAACTGGGTGCCTTCCTGACCAGGCTTGAACTCAACTACTTGGAATTTGATTTGACAGACAAACCTTTCTTGTCCATTCCTGATTTTCTGAAGACAGGGAGTCTAACATCTTATGTGTCAGCAAGTGGCAAGGACTTCTTTAAGGGAATCCGATCTGACCTGAAATTCGCTGGCATGGACCCAATGATTCGACATATCTACCACCAGCAACTTGACAGTACCCACGCTTTTTCATGCTTGGTAACTTTGACAAGTGCAGCAGAAACAG CATACTCAGTGAAAGGCGGAAACAGCAAGCTACCAATGGCCCTCCTATCAGCTTCAGGAGCTACCGCCCAGTACCAGTCCATAGTCACTTCACTCACTCAGAATACTGACAAATCATACAGTGTTGATTACAGAACAGAGACTGGGAAAACTGCAACAGTACATGCAGATGCTGTTGTCATTGCAGCTCCTCTAGAGTGGACAG GAATAGAATTTATCAATTTCAAGCCAACAACACGTCAACCCATTCGCAACTGGGTAAACTGGTTTGTCACAATAGTGGCTGCCACACGTGTGAATCCACGCCACTTTGGGCAGAATGAAAGCTGGACTGAGCCAGAGTTTATCCTAACAACATCAAATGCCTCCACACCCTGGGTTTCCATACAGTATTTAGACACTGCTGGGATGGTCAACATCTACAAAATATTCAGCGATGTCAACATGACAACATTCTTAGATGAAATCTTTATAGGTGTTGTCCAGGTCTATGACCACTTCTGGCCATACACATTTCCTGTCATGGGACCTCTGACAAAAGATTCTCAGTACCAAAGCATAAAGTTGGCCAATGGTTTGTACAATATCAATACCATGGAAAGTGTTGTCAGTGCTATGGAAGGCTCAGTCATTAGTGGAAGAAATGTGGCCAAGATGGTGACTGAATACCTTACAGATCTGCATTGA
- the LOC139149994 gene encoding uncharacterized protein isoform X2 — MTAASTSYEKFSMYTIISLLVIATVICKSERDFHIETSRNRHIVIIGAGIGGGRIKTIKVFGKVIEVGAAAWATSNRYLVELVKELQIPVEVAGVNLQNVATVNKGSLISWDGYRSWDLIELLQNNTLSTLKVAIELGAFLTRLELNYLEFDLTDKPFLSIPDFLKTGSLTSYVSASGKDFFKGIRSDLKFAGMDPMIRHIYHQQLDSTHAFSCLVTLTSAAETAYSVKGGNSKLPMALLSASGATAQYQSIVTSLTQNTDKSYSVDYRTETGKTATVHADAVVIAAPLEWTGIEFINFKPTTRQPIRNWVNWFVTIVAATRVNPRHFGQNESWTEPEFILTTSNASTPWVSIQYLDTAGMVNIYKIFSDVNMTTFLDEIFIGVVQVYDHFWPYTFPVMGPLTKDSQYQSIKLANGLYNINTMESVVSAMEGSVISGRNVAKMVTEYLTDLH, encoded by the exons ATGACTGCGGCATCTACTTCATATGAAAAGTTTTCCATGTACACCATTATAAGCTTATTGGTGATAGCAACAGTTATATGTAAAAGCGAGAGGGATTTTCATATTGAGACGTCACGCAATCGCCATATCGTAATAATCGGAGCTGGGATTGGAG GTGGTAGAATCAAGACAATCAAGGTTTTCGGAAAAGTGATTGAAGTCGGTGCTGCTGCATGGGCAACATCAAACAG GTATCTGGTAGAGCTTGTTAAAGAACTTCAGATTCCAGTTGAAGTCGCTGGTGTGAACCTGCAAAATGTGGCAACAGTGAACAAAGGGTCCCTGATATCATGGGATGGATACAGATCTTGGGATCTCATAGAATTGCTGCAGAACAACACACTCTCAACTCTCAAAGTCGCTATTGAACTGGGTGCCTTCCTGACCAGGCTTGAACTCAACTACTTGGAATTTGATTTGACAGACAAACCTTTCTTGTCCATTCCTGATTTTCTGAAGACAGGGAGTCTAACATCTTATGTGTCAGCAAGTGGCAAGGACTTCTTTAAGGGAATCCGATCTGACCTGAAATTCGCTGGCATGGACCCAATGATTCGACATATCTACCACCAGCAACTTGACAGTACCCACGCTTTTTCATGCTTGGTAACTTTGACAAGTGCAGCAGAAACAG CATACTCAGTGAAAGGCGGAAACAGCAAGCTACCAATGGCCCTCCTATCAGCTTCAGGAGCTACCGCCCAGTACCAGTCCATAGTCACTTCACTCACTCAGAATACTGACAAATCATACAGTGTTGATTACAGAACAGAGACTGGGAAAACTGCAACAGTACATGCAGATGCTGTTGTCATTGCAGCTCCTCTAGAGTGGACAG GAATAGAATTTATCAATTTCAAGCCAACAACACGTCAACCCATTCGCAACTGGGTAAACTGGTTTGTCACAATAGTGGCTGCCACACGTGTGAATCCACGCCACTTTGGGCAGAATGAAAGCTGGACTGAGCCAGAGTTTATCCTAACAACATCAAATGCCTCCACACCCTGGGTTTCCATACAGTATTTAGACACTGCTGGGATGGTCAACATCTACAAAATATTCAGCGATGTCAACATGACAACATTCTTAGATGAAATCTTTATAGGTGTTGTCCAGGTCTATGACCACTTCTGGCCATACACATTTCCTGTCATGGGACCTCTGACAAAAGATTCTCAGTACCAAAGCATAAAGTTGGCCAATGGTTTGTACAATATCAATACCATGGAAAGTGTTGTCAGTGCTATGGAAGGCTCAGTCATTAGTGGAAGAAATGTGGCCAAGATGGTGACTGAATACCTTACAGATCTGCATTGA